One genomic window of Salvia miltiorrhiza cultivar Shanhuang (shh) chromosome 4, IMPLAD_Smil_shh, whole genome shotgun sequence includes the following:
- the LOC131021322 gene encoding tRNA-specific adenosine deaminase TAD2 isoform X3, whose protein sequence is MRSFAEEAECVAFMNLALEQVMAAQIPNLMFGFALSGDDIIFYFQLFKLNTYDVKKAKLALDSLEVPVGCVIVEEQNVISVGRNRTTETRNATRHAEMEAIDMLLEKWKKNGLTTEEIELRFSKCTLYVTCEPCIMCAAALSIIGVEEVYYGCANDKFGGCGSILSLHTCSSGKLPSGGTSKRKGFKCTGGIMATEAVNLLKSFYEQGNPNAPKPHRIVVPLA, encoded by the exons ATGAGGTCTTTTGCTGAGGAAGCCGAATGTGTTGCATTTATGAACCTCGCTCTAGAACAGGTGATGGCTGCCCAAATTCCGAATTTAATGTTTGGTTTTGCACTGTCCGGTGACGATATTATCTTCTATTTTCAGTTATTTAAGCTTAATACATATGATGTAAAGAAG GCAAAGCTAGCATTGGACAGCCTTGAAGTGCCTGTGGG TTGCGTAATCGTAGAGGAACAGAATGTTATTTCCGTGGGGAGAAATCGAACAACTGAGACTAGAAAT GCTACTCGTCATGCTGAGATGGAAGCAATTGACATGCTTCTTGAGAAGTGGAAAAAAAATGGACTTACAACAGAAGAAATTGAATTAAGATTTTCGAAGTGCACACTCTATGTGACATGTGAGCCATGCATAATGTGTGCAGCAGCCTTATCTATAATTG GAGTAGAGGAAGTATATTATGGCTGTGCAAATGATAAGTTCGGAGGTTGTGGTTCAATATTGTCCTTGCACACATGTAGTTCTGGGAAGCTTCCTAG TGGTGGAACTTCGAAAAGGAAGGGATTCAAGTGCACTGGAGGAATAATGGCAACAGAAGCCGTCAATCTTTTAAAAAGCTTCTATGAGCAAGGAAATCCAAATG CACCAAAACCTCACAGAATAGTGGTACCTCTGGCCTAA
- the LOC131021322 gene encoding tRNA-specific adenosine deaminase TAD2 isoform X1 produces MRSFAEEAECVAFMNLALEQVMAAQIPNLMFGFALSGDDIIFYFQLFKLNTYDVKKTLKFLPVFCCQAKLALDSLEVPVGCVIVEEQNVISVGRNRTTETRNATRHAEMEAIDMLLEKWKKNGLTTEEIELRFSKCTLYVTCEPCIMCAAALSIIGVEEVYYGCANDKFGGCGSILSLHTCSSGKLPSGGTSKRKGFKCTGGIMATEAVNLLKSFYEQGNPNAPKPHRIVVPLA; encoded by the exons ATGAGGTCTTTTGCTGAGGAAGCCGAATGTGTTGCATTTATGAACCTCGCTCTAGAACAGGTGATGGCTGCCCAAATTCCGAATTTAATGTTTGGTTTTGCACTGTCCGGTGACGATATTATCTTCTATTTTCAGTTATTTAAGCTTAATACATATGATGTAAAGAAG acaTTGAAATTTTTACCGGTTTTCTGCTGCCAGGCAAAGCTAGCATTGGACAGCCTTGAAGTGCCTGTGGG TTGCGTAATCGTAGAGGAACAGAATGTTATTTCCGTGGGGAGAAATCGAACAACTGAGACTAGAAAT GCTACTCGTCATGCTGAGATGGAAGCAATTGACATGCTTCTTGAGAAGTGGAAAAAAAATGGACTTACAACAGAAGAAATTGAATTAAGATTTTCGAAGTGCACACTCTATGTGACATGTGAGCCATGCATAATGTGTGCAGCAGCCTTATCTATAATTG GAGTAGAGGAAGTATATTATGGCTGTGCAAATGATAAGTTCGGAGGTTGTGGTTCAATATTGTCCTTGCACACATGTAGTTCTGGGAAGCTTCCTAG TGGTGGAACTTCGAAAAGGAAGGGATTCAAGTGCACTGGAGGAATAATGGCAACAGAAGCCGTCAATCTTTTAAAAAGCTTCTATGAGCAAGGAAATCCAAATG CACCAAAACCTCACAGAATAGTGGTACCTCTGGCCTAA
- the LOC131021322 gene encoding tRNA-specific adenosine deaminase TAD2 isoform X2, translating to MRSFAEEAECVAFMNLALEQVMAAQIPNLMFGFALSGDDIIFYFQLFKLNTYDVKKTLKFLPVFCCQAKLALDSLEVPVGCVIVEEQNVISVGRNRTTETRNATRHAEMEAIDMLLEKWKKNGLTTEEIELRFSKCTLYVTCEPCIMCAAALSIIGVEEVYYGCANDKFGGCGSILSLHTCSSGKLPSGGTSKRKGFKCTGGIMATEAVNLLKSFYEQGNPNGSMVVMEQS from the exons ATGAGGTCTTTTGCTGAGGAAGCCGAATGTGTTGCATTTATGAACCTCGCTCTAGAACAGGTGATGGCTGCCCAAATTCCGAATTTAATGTTTGGTTTTGCACTGTCCGGTGACGATATTATCTTCTATTTTCAGTTATTTAAGCTTAATACATATGATGTAAAGAAG acaTTGAAATTTTTACCGGTTTTCTGCTGCCAGGCAAAGCTAGCATTGGACAGCCTTGAAGTGCCTGTGGG TTGCGTAATCGTAGAGGAACAGAATGTTATTTCCGTGGGGAGAAATCGAACAACTGAGACTAGAAAT GCTACTCGTCATGCTGAGATGGAAGCAATTGACATGCTTCTTGAGAAGTGGAAAAAAAATGGACTTACAACAGAAGAAATTGAATTAAGATTTTCGAAGTGCACACTCTATGTGACATGTGAGCCATGCATAATGTGTGCAGCAGCCTTATCTATAATTG GAGTAGAGGAAGTATATTATGGCTGTGCAAATGATAAGTTCGGAGGTTGTGGTTCAATATTGTCCTTGCACACATGTAGTTCTGGGAAGCTTCCTAG TGGTGGAACTTCGAAAAGGAAGGGATTCAAGTGCACTGGAGGAATAATGGCAACAGAAGCCGTCAATCTTTTAAAAAGCTTCTATGAGCAAGGAAATCCAAATG GTTCTATGGTGGTGATGGAGCAAAGCTGA
- the LOC131021322 gene encoding tRNA-specific adenosine deaminase TAD2 isoform X6, translating to MRSFAEEAECVAFMNLALEQAKLALDSLEVPVGCVIVEEQNVISVGRNRTTETRNATRHAEMEAIDMLLEKWKKNGLTTEEIELRFSKCTLYVTCEPCIMCAAALSIIGVEEVYYGCANDKFGGCGSILSLHTCSSGKLPSGGTSKRKGFKCTGGIMATEAVNLLKSFYEQGNPNAPKPHRIVVPLA from the exons ATGAGGTCTTTTGCTGAGGAAGCCGAATGTGTTGCATTTATGAACCTCGCTCTAGAACAG GCAAAGCTAGCATTGGACAGCCTTGAAGTGCCTGTGGG TTGCGTAATCGTAGAGGAACAGAATGTTATTTCCGTGGGGAGAAATCGAACAACTGAGACTAGAAAT GCTACTCGTCATGCTGAGATGGAAGCAATTGACATGCTTCTTGAGAAGTGGAAAAAAAATGGACTTACAACAGAAGAAATTGAATTAAGATTTTCGAAGTGCACACTCTATGTGACATGTGAGCCATGCATAATGTGTGCAGCAGCCTTATCTATAATTG GAGTAGAGGAAGTATATTATGGCTGTGCAAATGATAAGTTCGGAGGTTGTGGTTCAATATTGTCCTTGCACACATGTAGTTCTGGGAAGCTTCCTAG TGGTGGAACTTCGAAAAGGAAGGGATTCAAGTGCACTGGAGGAATAATGGCAACAGAAGCCGTCAATCTTTTAAAAAGCTTCTATGAGCAAGGAAATCCAAATG CACCAAAACCTCACAGAATAGTGGTACCTCTGGCCTAA
- the LOC131021322 gene encoding tRNA-specific adenosine deaminase TAD2 isoform X5 — MRSFAEEAECVAFMNLALEQLFKLNTYDVKKAKLALDSLEVPVGCVIVEEQNVISVGRNRTTETRNATRHAEMEAIDMLLEKWKKNGLTTEEIELRFSKCTLYVTCEPCIMCAAALSIIGVEEVYYGCANDKFGGCGSILSLHTCSSGKLPSGGTSKRKGFKCTGGIMATEAVNLLKSFYEQGNPNAPKPHRIVVPLA, encoded by the exons ATGAGGTCTTTTGCTGAGGAAGCCGAATGTGTTGCATTTATGAACCTCGCTCTAGAACAG TTATTTAAGCTTAATACATATGATGTAAAGAAG GCAAAGCTAGCATTGGACAGCCTTGAAGTGCCTGTGGG TTGCGTAATCGTAGAGGAACAGAATGTTATTTCCGTGGGGAGAAATCGAACAACTGAGACTAGAAAT GCTACTCGTCATGCTGAGATGGAAGCAATTGACATGCTTCTTGAGAAGTGGAAAAAAAATGGACTTACAACAGAAGAAATTGAATTAAGATTTTCGAAGTGCACACTCTATGTGACATGTGAGCCATGCATAATGTGTGCAGCAGCCTTATCTATAATTG GAGTAGAGGAAGTATATTATGGCTGTGCAAATGATAAGTTCGGAGGTTGTGGTTCAATATTGTCCTTGCACACATGTAGTTCTGGGAAGCTTCCTAG TGGTGGAACTTCGAAAAGGAAGGGATTCAAGTGCACTGGAGGAATAATGGCAACAGAAGCCGTCAATCTTTTAAAAAGCTTCTATGAGCAAGGAAATCCAAATG CACCAAAACCTCACAGAATAGTGGTACCTCTGGCCTAA
- the LOC131021322 gene encoding tRNA-specific adenosine deaminase TAD2 isoform X7: protein MRSFAEEAECVAFMNLALEQATRHAEMEAIDMLLEKWKKNGLTTEEIELRFSKCTLYVTCEPCIMCAAALSIIGVEEVYYGCANDKFGGCGSILSLHTCSSGKLPSGGTSKRKGFKCTGGIMATEAVNLLKSFYEQGNPNAPKPHRIVVPLA from the exons ATGAGGTCTTTTGCTGAGGAAGCCGAATGTGTTGCATTTATGAACCTCGCTCTAGAACAG GCTACTCGTCATGCTGAGATGGAAGCAATTGACATGCTTCTTGAGAAGTGGAAAAAAAATGGACTTACAACAGAAGAAATTGAATTAAGATTTTCGAAGTGCACACTCTATGTGACATGTGAGCCATGCATAATGTGTGCAGCAGCCTTATCTATAATTG GAGTAGAGGAAGTATATTATGGCTGTGCAAATGATAAGTTCGGAGGTTGTGGTTCAATATTGTCCTTGCACACATGTAGTTCTGGGAAGCTTCCTAG TGGTGGAACTTCGAAAAGGAAGGGATTCAAGTGCACTGGAGGAATAATGGCAACAGAAGCCGTCAATCTTTTAAAAAGCTTCTATGAGCAAGGAAATCCAAATG CACCAAAACCTCACAGAATAGTGGTACCTCTGGCCTAA
- the LOC131021322 gene encoding tRNA-specific adenosine deaminase TAD2 isoform X4, with the protein MRSFAEEAECVAFMNLALEQLFKLNTYDVKKTLKFLPVFCCQAKLALDSLEVPVGCVIVEEQNVISVGRNRTTETRNATRHAEMEAIDMLLEKWKKNGLTTEEIELRFSKCTLYVTCEPCIMCAAALSIIGVEEVYYGCANDKFGGCGSILSLHTCSSGKLPSGGTSKRKGFKCTGGIMATEAVNLLKSFYEQGNPNAPKPHRIVVPLA; encoded by the exons ATGAGGTCTTTTGCTGAGGAAGCCGAATGTGTTGCATTTATGAACCTCGCTCTAGAACAG TTATTTAAGCTTAATACATATGATGTAAAGAAG acaTTGAAATTTTTACCGGTTTTCTGCTGCCAGGCAAAGCTAGCATTGGACAGCCTTGAAGTGCCTGTGGG TTGCGTAATCGTAGAGGAACAGAATGTTATTTCCGTGGGGAGAAATCGAACAACTGAGACTAGAAAT GCTACTCGTCATGCTGAGATGGAAGCAATTGACATGCTTCTTGAGAAGTGGAAAAAAAATGGACTTACAACAGAAGAAATTGAATTAAGATTTTCGAAGTGCACACTCTATGTGACATGTGAGCCATGCATAATGTGTGCAGCAGCCTTATCTATAATTG GAGTAGAGGAAGTATATTATGGCTGTGCAAATGATAAGTTCGGAGGTTGTGGTTCAATATTGTCCTTGCACACATGTAGTTCTGGGAAGCTTCCTAG TGGTGGAACTTCGAAAAGGAAGGGATTCAAGTGCACTGGAGGAATAATGGCAACAGAAGCCGTCAATCTTTTAAAAAGCTTCTATGAGCAAGGAAATCCAAATG CACCAAAACCTCACAGAATAGTGGTACCTCTGGCCTAA